One Nocardioides aromaticivorans genomic window carries:
- a CDS encoding linalool dehydratase/isomerase domain-containing protein, with product MTTTAAPTGTTVLLPQDLPLLPRATRRAMLRSVTGYAVLWLAALLPLLLGLDARWQVAGLGLALPGGGLLATGHVVGGLLVLAGLLVAVFVWWAAGPTVLPPLAWVAGAVLPAVLLDRPEVSDGGATAVLVVVPALLVGSLAVHALRHRAQARRGAAINERLRRVSFTISGPPDIATGVPVVEHTDTDLRRLRAALDIGLQPVDGLAGFTRLDQFREGALRYQINAVGYGLAMAQFTRTPAFRGYLAEAQRNLVEKVLDRRIWGYWALENAWGNLRRDKDPVPLGGNVMLTGFHGLQVGMYSVLNDDRYRQPGALTFRWDRDTAFAHDLKGMAANVRENVRRSDFSLYPCEPNWIYTICNTFGLNTVLVDEQLEASHEADDVRARLRRAYEEEFLRPDGRIVGVRSSHLGLSWNFWSSPSVQLATTYWMHPGMPDLAHRTWWLIRDGWLQVEDGRVRTPRGLVSRLDPGNYQIRSDTFSLAVTTMAAREIGDEETALAAERTLAERERLEVENGAERFADASGLANSYLNLGRFGRHDGLRDLVAFGPPAAWRDGPVLDEAAYPDVLVARAVSDGAALDLVLVPGAGPVRTTLRLAQLRPGASYDVEGAARDRLVADAAGRAELELDLGGRTAVRVRPST from the coding sequence ATGACGACGACCGCAGCCCCCACCGGCACCACCGTCCTGCTCCCGCAGGACCTGCCGCTCCTGCCGCGGGCCACCCGGCGGGCGATGCTCCGCAGCGTCACCGGGTACGCCGTCCTGTGGCTCGCCGCCCTGCTGCCGCTCCTGCTCGGGCTGGATGCCCGGTGGCAGGTCGCCGGCCTCGGGCTGGCGCTCCCCGGCGGCGGGCTGCTGGCGACCGGCCACGTCGTCGGCGGCCTGCTCGTGCTGGCCGGGCTGCTGGTGGCGGTCTTCGTGTGGTGGGCCGCCGGCCCGACGGTGCTGCCGCCGCTCGCCTGGGTGGCCGGTGCCGTGCTGCCCGCGGTGCTGCTGGACCGGCCGGAGGTGAGCGACGGTGGTGCGACGGCGGTGCTGGTCGTCGTACCGGCGCTGCTGGTGGGCTCGCTCGCCGTCCATGCGCTGCGGCACCGGGCGCAGGCCCGTCGTGGGGCGGCGATCAACGAGCGGCTGCGTCGGGTCTCCTTCACGATCAGCGGGCCGCCGGACATCGCGACCGGCGTCCCGGTCGTCGAGCACACCGACACCGACCTGCGCCGGCTGCGCGCGGCGCTCGACATCGGGCTGCAGCCGGTCGACGGGCTGGCCGGCTTCACCCGGCTCGACCAGTTCCGCGAGGGCGCCCTGCGGTACCAGATCAATGCCGTCGGCTACGGGCTCGCCATGGCGCAGTTCACCCGCACGCCGGCCTTCCGCGGCTACCTCGCCGAGGCGCAGCGCAACCTGGTCGAGAAGGTCCTGGACCGCCGCATCTGGGGCTACTGGGCGCTCGAGAACGCATGGGGCAACCTGCGTCGCGACAAGGACCCGGTGCCGCTCGGCGGCAACGTGATGCTCACCGGCTTCCACGGCCTGCAGGTCGGGATGTACTCCGTCCTCAACGACGACCGCTACCGGCAGCCCGGCGCGCTCACCTTCCGCTGGGACCGGGACACGGCCTTCGCCCACGACCTCAAGGGCATGGCGGCCAACGTCCGCGAGAACGTGCGGCGCTCGGACTTCAGCCTCTATCCGTGCGAGCCCAACTGGATCTACACGATCTGCAACACCTTCGGCCTCAACACCGTGCTCGTCGACGAGCAGCTCGAGGCCTCGCACGAGGCCGACGACGTCCGCGCCCGGCTCCGGCGCGCCTACGAGGAGGAGTTCCTGCGCCCCGACGGCCGCATCGTCGGCGTGCGGTCGTCCCACCTCGGGCTGTCCTGGAACTTCTGGTCCAGCCCGTCGGTCCAGCTCGCGACGACGTACTGGATGCACCCCGGGATGCCCGACCTCGCCCACCGCACCTGGTGGCTGATCCGCGACGGCTGGCTGCAGGTCGAGGACGGCCGGGTGCGCACGCCGCGCGGACTGGTCAGCCGCCTGGACCCCGGCAACTACCAGATCCGCAGCGACACCTTCAGCCTCGCCGTGACGACCATGGCCGCCCGGGAGATCGGCGACGAGGAGACGGCGCTCGCCGCGGAGCGGACCCTCGCCGAGCGCGAGCGGCTCGAGGTCGAGAACGGCGCCGAGCGGTTCGCGGACGCCAGCGGCCTGGCCAACTCCTATCTCAACCTCGGCCGCTTCGGGCGGCACGACGGCCTGCGCGACCTGGTCGCCTTCGGGCCGCCCGCAGCCTGGCGCGACGGACCGGTGCTGGACGAGGCCGCCTACCCGGACGTGCTGGTGGCCCGGGCCGTGTCGGACGGTGCGGCGCTCGACCTCGTGCTGGTGCCCGGCGCCGGGCCGGTCCGCACGACGCTGCGGCTCGCGCAGCTGCGCCCCGGGGCGTCGTACGACGTCGAGGGGGCGGCCCGCGACCGGCTGGTCGCCGACGCGGCCGGCCGGGCGGAGCTCGAGCTGGACCTCGGCGGGCGGACGGCGGTGCGGGTGCGCCCCTCGACCTGA
- a CDS encoding TetR/AcrR family transcriptional regulator, which produces MAATPRPYGGISAAERQSTRRARLLEACRDLVGREGVAGVTVEAVCGEASLGKRYFYESFATRDELLLAVADAFFVGLRSRMEEALAGVDPAERPVVVVRTLVGALREDQREARLYVESPAVPVLAARREQAVADYAAFVAEVVLPDPPPEQHAIVRRRLASRLLVAGTTDLVTSWLAGDVEGDVDDVVDAIVAVGRGVLSA; this is translated from the coding sequence ATGGCAGCGACCCCCCGCCCCTACGGCGGCATCAGCGCGGCCGAGCGCCAGTCGACCCGCCGGGCGCGGCTGCTCGAGGCCTGCCGCGACCTCGTCGGCCGCGAGGGCGTGGCCGGCGTGACGGTCGAGGCCGTGTGCGGCGAGGCATCGCTGGGCAAGCGGTACTTCTACGAGAGCTTCGCGACGCGCGACGAGCTGCTCCTCGCCGTCGCCGACGCCTTCTTCGTCGGCCTCCGCTCGCGGATGGAGGAGGCGCTCGCCGGTGTCGACCCCGCCGAGCGGCCGGTCGTGGTCGTCCGCACCCTCGTCGGTGCCCTGCGCGAGGACCAGCGCGAGGCGCGCCTGTACGTCGAGAGCCCGGCCGTGCCCGTGCTCGCCGCCCGCCGGGAGCAGGCCGTCGCCGACTACGCGGCGTTCGTGGCCGAGGTCGTGCTGCCCGACCCGCCGCCCGAGCAGCACGCGATCGTGCGCCGCCGGCTCGCCAGCCGCCTGCTGGTCGCGGGCACGACCGACCTCGTGACCAGCTGGCTCGCGGGGGACGTCGAGGGCGACGTCGACGACGTCGTCGACGCGATCGTCGCGGTCGGCCGGGGCGTCCTCTCCGCCTGA
- a CDS encoding alpha/beta fold hydrolase, with protein MTPTGPAFRGGSGPPLVLLHGLFMSWHAWQPVLAGLQAHHEVLAPTLAGHRGGPAWPAGRIGIGPLVEAVEERMDAAGWERAHVVGNSLGGWLALELARRGRASSVVAFSPAGTWTGRPSYHLLLAKLRLIAGISRLPGAARLSPLLADARACTALPPLVRWMEQHGPLAPFDVGGVPARIAWPLHDRTIPWRHHGVVFRTLVPGAELVRLRGVGHVPMTDDPSLVARTILEVTSP; from the coding sequence GTGACCCCGACCGGCCCCGCCTTCCGCGGAGGCTCCGGTCCGCCGCTGGTGCTGCTGCACGGGCTGTTCATGTCGTGGCACGCGTGGCAGCCCGTGCTCGCCGGATTGCAGGCCCACCACGAGGTGCTCGCACCGACGCTGGCCGGCCACCGCGGCGGACCGGCGTGGCCGGCCGGCCGGATCGGGATCGGTCCGCTGGTCGAGGCGGTCGAGGAGCGAATGGACGCCGCGGGCTGGGAGCGGGCCCACGTCGTCGGCAACTCGCTCGGCGGGTGGCTGGCCCTCGAGCTCGCGCGGCGCGGGCGGGCATCGTCGGTGGTGGCGTTCTCCCCTGCCGGCACCTGGACGGGGCGGCCGTCGTACCACCTGCTGCTGGCGAAGCTGCGGTTGATCGCGGGCATCTCGCGGCTGCCGGGCGCTGCCCGACTGTCGCCGCTGCTCGCCGACGCCCGCGCCTGCACCGCGCTCCCGCCGCTGGTGCGCTGGATGGAGCAGCACGGTCCGCTGGCGCCCTTCGACGTGGGCGGCGTGCCCGCGCGGATCGCGTGGCCGCTGCACGACCGCACCATCCCGTGGCGCCACCACGGCGTGGTGTTCCGCACGCTGGTGCCGGGCGCGGAGCTGGTCCGGCTGCGCGGCGTCGGGCACGTGCCGATGACCGACGATCCCAGTCTGGTGGCGCGGACGATCCTCGAGGTGACGAGCCCCTAG
- a CDS encoding SCP2 sterol-binding domain-containing protein, producing MPFTDTADATHYLASVFQAGFDDPEISPALAKSGLVLRMDVTEPELVMTVDLVNQTIHTGDSDSGAPEANMTLGLTADTANRFWQGKVSVPLAVARGQIKLGGALPKLIALLPSAKPIQQRYVATLAADGRADLIA from the coding sequence ATGCCCTTCACCGACACCGCCGACGCCACGCACTACCTCGCCAGCGTCTTCCAGGCGGGCTTCGACGACCCGGAGATCAGTCCCGCGCTCGCGAAGTCCGGGCTGGTGCTGCGGATGGACGTCACCGAGCCCGAACTGGTGATGACCGTCGACCTCGTCAACCAGACCATCCACACCGGCGACAGCGACAGTGGGGCTCCCGAGGCGAACATGACCCTCGGCCTGACCGCCGACACCGCCAACCGGTTCTGGCAGGGCAAGGTCAGCGTCCCGCTCGCCGTCGCGCGCGGCCAGATCAAGCTCGGCGGCGCGCTGCCGAAGCTGATCGCGCTGCTGCCCAGCGCCAAGCCGATCCAGCAGCGGTACGTCGCCACGCTGGCCGCCGACGGACGGGCGGACCTGATCGCGTGA
- a CDS encoding aldehyde dehydrogenase family protein, translated as MTTSIATTPDGALEVTEVARLRATFRAGRTRPDEWRLAQLRGLERLLVDNEAELAAALLADLGRPANDSFLGDIAPTLAEVRFALRKLARWRRPQRVGLPLSQRPGRAWFDFEPLGVVLVIGPWNYPVYLTLGPLVGAIAAGNCAVLKPSEHAPAVADALARLVPRYLDPDAFTVLNGGPEVTQGVLAQGVDHAFFTGGPEIGKAVMAAAAPHLTPVTLELGGKCPAVVSSDAVVDVAARRIAWTKLLNSGQTCIAPDYVLVERSVRDEFVAALLRAFRDMAPDGRGGRDLPIVTARHAARLAGLLEGHGGEILLGGGSAPADRRHDLTVVLDPAADAALMQEEIFGPILPVVTVDSVTEAVERVNAGPKPLAAYLFSESGEEERLFRAEVPAGAVVTNHAAMHVLCPELPFGGVGNSGMGAYHGRWGFEAFSHRKAHLARSARIDPRVVYPPYGPLTRRLLRLIF; from the coding sequence ATGACGACATCCATCGCCACCACCCCGGACGGCGCGCTCGAGGTCACCGAGGTGGCCCGGCTGCGCGCCACCTTCCGCGCCGGACGCACCCGGCCCGACGAGTGGCGGCTCGCCCAGCTGCGCGGCCTGGAGCGGCTCCTCGTCGACAACGAGGCCGAGCTCGCCGCCGCCCTGCTCGCCGACCTCGGCCGGCCCGCGAACGACAGCTTCCTCGGCGACATCGCACCGACCCTGGCGGAGGTGCGCTTCGCGCTGAGGAAGCTCGCGCGGTGGCGTCGGCCGCAGCGGGTGGGCCTGCCCCTCTCGCAGCGACCGGGCCGGGCATGGTTCGACTTCGAGCCGCTCGGGGTGGTGCTGGTCATCGGGCCCTGGAACTACCCGGTCTACCTCACCCTCGGACCCCTCGTCGGAGCGATCGCGGCCGGCAACTGCGCCGTCCTCAAGCCGTCCGAGCACGCGCCGGCCGTCGCCGACGCCCTCGCCCGGCTGGTGCCGCGGTACCTCGACCCCGACGCCTTCACCGTGCTCAACGGCGGTCCCGAGGTCACCCAGGGCGTGCTCGCGCAGGGTGTCGACCACGCCTTCTTCACCGGCGGCCCGGAGATCGGCAAGGCCGTGATGGCCGCTGCCGCGCCGCACCTCACGCCGGTCACCCTGGAGCTCGGCGGCAAGTGCCCCGCGGTGGTCTCGTCCGACGCCGTGGTCGACGTCGCCGCGCGCCGGATCGCGTGGACCAAGCTGCTCAACTCCGGCCAGACCTGCATCGCGCCCGACTACGTGCTCGTCGAGCGCTCCGTGCGCGACGAGTTCGTCGCCGCCCTGCTGCGGGCCTTCCGCGACATGGCGCCCGACGGCAGGGGCGGGCGCGACCTGCCGATCGTCACCGCGCGGCACGCCGCCCGGCTCGCCGGCCTGCTCGAGGGCCACGGCGGCGAGATCCTGCTCGGCGGTGGCTCCGCTCCCGCCGACCGGCGGCACGACCTCACCGTCGTGCTCGACCCGGCCGCCGACGCGGCGCTGATGCAGGAGGAGATCTTCGGGCCGATCCTGCCGGTCGTGACGGTCGACTCGGTGACCGAGGCCGTGGAGCGGGTCAACGCGGGACCGAAGCCGCTGGCGGCGTACCTCTTCAGCGAGTCGGGCGAGGAGGAGCGACTCTTCCGCGCCGAGGTGCCGGCCGGGGCGGTGGTCACCAACCACGCCGCGATGCACGTGCTCTGCCCGGAGCTGCCGTTCGGCGGCGTCGGCAACAGCGGGATGGGCGCCTACCACGGGCGCTGGGGCTTCGAGGCCTTCAGCCACCGCAAGGCGCACCTCGCGCGATCGGCCCGGATCGACCCGCGCGTCGTCTACCCGCCCTACGGACCGCTCACCCGGCGCCTGCTCCGCCTCATCTTCTGA
- a CDS encoding SDR family oxidoreductase, producing MTTNSLAGRRIAVTGAARGIGLATARLLHDRGATVVVGDLDGDIAAAAAASIGPDVAGLALDVADHASYAAFLEAATVDGPLDVLVNNAGIMPIGPLVEQSPATLRRALDVNVLGCLNGLQLALPAMVERGSGHVVNVASTAGRTPVPGGIAYCATKSAVVALTETARVEYDGTGVDFTCVMPHFTNTELIAGTTATRLVPVVQPEDVAAAIAEAIVHRRKDVFVPRMIGPLLRTQPLLGRRLRDAMSRRLGAYDTFLHFDRGQRAGYDDRISQS from the coding sequence ATGACCACCAACTCCCTGGCCGGCCGGCGGATCGCCGTCACCGGAGCCGCGCGCGGCATCGGCCTGGCCACCGCCCGGTTGCTCCACGATCGGGGTGCCACCGTCGTCGTCGGCGACCTCGACGGCGACATCGCGGCCGCTGCGGCCGCCTCCATCGGGCCGGACGTCGCCGGGCTCGCGCTGGACGTGGCCGACCACGCGTCGTACGCCGCCTTCCTCGAGGCGGCGACCGTCGACGGGCCGCTCGACGTGCTCGTCAACAACGCCGGCATCATGCCGATCGGCCCGCTCGTCGAGCAGTCGCCCGCCACGCTGCGCCGGGCGCTCGACGTCAACGTCCTCGGCTGCCTCAACGGGTTGCAGCTCGCGCTGCCCGCCATGGTCGAGCGCGGCTCGGGGCACGTCGTCAACGTCGCGTCGACCGCCGGGCGCACCCCGGTCCCGGGTGGGATCGCCTACTGCGCCACGAAGTCCGCGGTGGTGGCGCTGACCGAGACCGCGCGGGTCGAGTACGACGGCACGGGGGTCGACTTCACCTGCGTGATGCCGCACTTCACCAACACCGAGCTGATCGCCGGCACGACCGCGACCCGGCTGGTCCCGGTCGTGCAGCCCGAGGACGTGGCGGCGGCGATCGCGGAGGCCATCGTGCACCGGCGCAAGGACGTCTTCGTGCCCCGGATGATCGGCCCGCTGCTGCGGACCCAGCCACTGCTGGGCCGACGCCTGCGCGACGCGATGAGCCGCCGGCTCGGCGCCTACGACACCTTCCTGCACTTCGACCGTGGCCAGCGCGCGGGCTACGACGACCGGATCAGCCAGTCCTGA
- a CDS encoding wax ester/triacylglycerol synthase domain-containing protein, whose protein sequence is MTGRPASQRLSALDAAFLQVEDAENRMQLAGMLLFEGPAPSYDDFRAAVAGRLLDLPRFRQRLAGSVLGLGRPRWVEDAAFDLDYHLSHVALPAPGGEAEVEAHIDQLTTAPLDLRRPVWELGLVEGVGAGFAISLKVHHCMVDGLSIMDIFGALVDPLPVVARPVGTSRPAAARAGTSLRHRVGGTLAMLGQAPRSALNAGPSGPTRRTRYATLPLDDLRAVQQAAEASLNTVVLTVVAGGLERYLHRRGEEVDRVHAFVPVNRRASDDRGRLGNQIAMTYPALPVGVMTARERLALVQRSSTEAVRGHQPSTTATLMSALGLAPAPLAGVLNRVLQLRAGLFNLTVTNVPGPPVPVHFLGRELELILGATPLTRRHALTVAVLSYAGRLTFSVTTDPRRLPDGTRLVDDIRAAADDLLAAFSTADPTPER, encoded by the coding sequence ATGACCGGCCGACCCGCCAGCCAGCGGCTCAGCGCCCTCGACGCGGCCTTCCTCCAGGTCGAGGACGCGGAGAACCGGATGCAGCTCGCCGGCATGCTGCTCTTCGAGGGCCCCGCGCCGTCGTACGACGACTTCCGGGCCGCCGTCGCGGGGCGCCTCCTCGACCTGCCCCGCTTCCGGCAGCGGCTGGCGGGCTCGGTCCTCGGGCTCGGTCGTCCGCGCTGGGTGGAGGACGCGGCCTTCGACCTCGACTACCACCTCTCACACGTCGCACTCCCCGCTCCCGGCGGGGAGGCCGAGGTCGAGGCGCACATCGACCAGCTGACGACCGCGCCGCTCGACCTGCGCCGGCCGGTGTGGGAGCTGGGCCTGGTCGAGGGCGTCGGCGCCGGCTTCGCGATCTCGCTGAAGGTGCACCACTGCATGGTCGACGGCCTGTCGATCATGGACATCTTCGGGGCGCTGGTGGACCCGCTGCCCGTGGTGGCGCGGCCCGTCGGGACGTCGCGGCCCGCCGCCGCCCGCGCCGGCACGTCGCTGCGCCACCGGGTCGGCGGGACCCTCGCCATGCTCGGCCAGGCGCCACGCTCGGCGCTCAACGCGGGCCCGTCCGGTCCCACCCGGCGCACGCGCTACGCGACGCTCCCGCTCGACGACCTCCGGGCGGTGCAGCAGGCCGCCGAGGCCAGCCTCAACACCGTGGTGCTGACGGTCGTGGCCGGCGGGCTCGAGCGCTACCTCCACCGGCGCGGCGAGGAGGTCGACCGGGTGCACGCGTTCGTCCCGGTGAACCGGCGCGCCAGTGACGACCGCGGCCGGCTCGGCAACCAGATCGCGATGACCTACCCGGCGCTGCCCGTCGGGGTGATGACCGCCCGGGAGCGCCTGGCGCTCGTCCAGCGCTCCTCCACCGAGGCCGTGCGCGGCCACCAGCCGTCGACCACGGCGACGCTGATGTCGGCGCTGGGCCTGGCGCCGGCGCCGCTGGCCGGTGTCCTCAACCGCGTCCTGCAGCTCCGGGCCGGGTTGTTCAACCTGACCGTCACCAACGTGCCCGGCCCGCCGGTGCCGGTGCACTTCCTGGGCCGCGAGCTCGAGCTGATCCTCGGGGCCACCCCGCTCACCCGCAGGCACGCGCTGACCGTGGCGGTTCTCAGCTACGCCGGCCGGCTCACCTTCTCCGTCACCACCGACCCACGCCGCCTGCCCGACGGCACCCGGCTCGTCGACGACATCCGGGCGGCGGCCGACGACCTCCTCGCCGCCTTCAGCACCGCCGACCCCACCCCCGAGAGATGA
- a CDS encoding cytochrome P450, whose product MPTLAPNSVSATPAGARPHDPIELSSESFWAQTARQRDESFAVLRRERPVSWQPPAYGSLMPDPDDTGYWAVVAHEDVVAVSKAHDVFSSAPENGGVMFEDVPAPLLEETQSILAMDEPRHGITRKLVHAAFSPRQIRRIEEQIRQQAGAIVTDFLTEGPRDFVEQVSMRLPLWTISGMLGVPDDLRERMVKAVDDMVGHNDPEYIGESGDPFTCLLGGIAELHDIAQTLIDARRSHPTDDLISDLVAAEIDGHRLTDDDIRSYFCLLAIAGNDTTRNTTSHGMKALSDHPDQKALLTENFDRAIPGAIEEFVRWGSPVMTFRRTATVDAVVGGVDVAAGEKVVLFYSSANRDESVFVDPWRFDITRNPNPHVGFGGGGPHYCLGNHVARLQLRALFRELLTRVPTLELGEPELVGGHFMHAVKRMPCTF is encoded by the coding sequence ATGCCGACCCTTGCTCCGAACAGCGTCTCCGCGACTCCCGCCGGCGCCCGCCCGCACGACCCGATCGAGCTCTCGAGCGAGTCCTTCTGGGCGCAGACCGCCCGCCAGCGCGACGAGTCCTTCGCCGTGCTGCGCCGCGAGCGACCGGTCTCCTGGCAGCCGCCGGCGTACGGCTCCCTCATGCCGGACCCCGACGACACCGGCTACTGGGCCGTCGTCGCGCACGAGGACGTCGTCGCCGTCAGCAAGGCCCACGACGTCTTCTCCTCCGCGCCCGAGAACGGCGGCGTGATGTTCGAGGACGTCCCGGCGCCGCTGCTCGAGGAGACCCAGTCGATCCTCGCCATGGACGAGCCCCGGCACGGGATCACCCGCAAGCTGGTGCACGCCGCGTTCAGCCCGCGCCAGATCCGCCGGATCGAGGAGCAGATCAGGCAGCAGGCCGGGGCGATCGTGACCGACTTCCTCACCGAGGGGCCGCGCGACTTCGTCGAGCAGGTCTCGATGCGGTTGCCGCTGTGGACCATCTCCGGGATGCTCGGCGTGCCCGACGACCTGCGCGAGCGCATGGTCAAGGCGGTGGACGACATGGTCGGCCACAACGACCCCGAGTACATCGGCGAGTCCGGCGACCCGTTCACCTGCCTGCTCGGCGGCATCGCCGAGCTGCACGACATCGCGCAGACCCTGATCGACGCCCGCCGCTCGCACCCCACCGACGACCTGATCAGCGACCTGGTCGCCGCCGAGATCGACGGCCACCGGCTCACCGACGACGACATCCGGTCCTACTTCTGCCTGCTCGCCATCGCCGGCAACGACACGACCCGCAACACCACGAGCCACGGGATGAAGGCGCTCAGCGACCACCCCGACCAGAAGGCCCTGCTGACGGAGAACTTCGACCGCGCCATCCCCGGCGCGATCGAGGAGTTCGTGCGCTGGGGCAGCCCGGTGATGACCTTCCGTCGTACCGCCACGGTCGACGCGGTCGTCGGCGGCGTCGACGTGGCGGCCGGCGAGAAGGTCGTCCTGTTCTACTCCTCGGCCAACCGCGACGAGTCCGTCTTCGTGGACCCGTGGCGCTTCGACATCACGCGCAATCCCAACCCCCACGTGGGGTTCGGGGGCGGCGGGCCGCACTACTGCCTCGGCAACCACGTCGCCCGGCTGCAGCTGCGGGCGCTCTTCCGCGAGCTGCTGACCCGCGTCCCGACGCTGGAGCTCGGCGAGCCGGAGCTGGTCGGCGGCCACTTCATGCACGCCGTCAAGCGGATGCCCTGCACCTTCTGA